The candidate division KSB1 bacterium genome includes a window with the following:
- a CDS encoding DUF362 domain-containing protein: MDRRAFLRSLAVGPFLVGLSPKGRVQARPPLRAERGGKSVVAQARDPSVWRDGQLVEGKVGELLDRAVAAAFGYRDPAEVWKQLVARGDRVGIKVNCLSGRRMSTNLPLVWAIIERLRGAGISANDIVVWDRLDADLEKAGYPVRRRGQGPRFCGNDSVGYYEGLFAVGEIGSLVSNVAVRDCDVLINVPVLKDHGIVGVTLALKNYFGAIHNPNKYHARCGDPYIADVNLIPALRQKTRLIICDALEAQCEGGPPFMPQWAWRYSALLVATDPVALDYVGWQIIETRRKEVGLPTLREAGREPTYILTAADAQHRLGVADMAKIEVVEG; encoded by the coding sequence ATGGACCGGCGTGCTTTCCTTCGATCGCTCGCGGTTGGACCGTTTCTTGTGGGGCTTAGTCCGAAGGGGAGGGTGCAGGCGCGTCCCCCTCTTCGTGCGGAGCGAGGGGGGAAGTCGGTGGTGGCCCAGGCGCGCGACCCCTCGGTCTGGCGAGATGGCCAGCTTGTCGAGGGGAAGGTGGGCGAGCTCCTGGACCGTGCGGTGGCAGCCGCATTTGGCTACCGCGACCCAGCTGAGGTGTGGAAGCAACTTGTGGCGCGTGGGGATAGGGTTGGGATCAAGGTGAACTGCCTATCGGGCAGGCGAATGTCCACCAACCTGCCTCTCGTCTGGGCGATCATCGAGCGGCTGCGGGGAGCGGGGATATCCGCCAATGACATCGTGGTCTGGGACCGCCTCGATGCGGATCTGGAGAAGGCCGGATACCCCGTGCGCCGACGCGGACAGGGCCCGCGGTTCTGCGGCAACGACTCCGTCGGTTACTACGAGGGTCTTTTCGCCGTAGGGGAGATCGGTAGCCTCGTCAGCAACGTGGCGGTCCGTGATTGCGATGTCCTGATCAACGTGCCTGTGCTAAAGGACCACGGAATTGTGGGGGTAACCCTGGCCCTCAAGAACTACTTTGGCGCCATCCACAATCCGAATAAGTACCATGCCCGCTGCGGCGATCCTTACATCGCCGACGTGAACCTCATCCCGGCGCTGAGGCAGAAGACGAGGCTGATCATCTGCGACGCCCTGGAGGCCCAGTGCGAGGGCGGGCCGCCGTTCATGCCCCAGTGGGCCTGGCGGTACAGTGCTCTCCTCGTGGCCACTGACCCCGTAGCACTGGATTACGTCGGCTGGCAGATCATCGAGACAAGGCGCAAAGAAGTGGGTCTTCCTACCCTTCGGGAAGCGGGCAGGGAGCCTACGTACATCTTGACGGCGGCCGATGCGCAACATCGGCTTGGGGTGGCGGACATGGCCAAGATCGAGGTGGTGGAAGGATGA
- the ybgF gene encoding tol-pal system protein YbgF, whose product MRLPRGSWVGAVLIVCGLSSDAAGFPRLWPHISIAREKWSVGVLAGGQSIHTDDGTSSSIGPGLHFFLMQRFSPKFSATLDAGYTELDGENRYHLEFFTEMLNLNLVAQVRPVEIRRLRPLVNVGIGLFNFQYLNGDRYFDGEALLGAGIEVAVTPQLAVQLNVNRHWTTGDDLDGVRGGGKDGYLAVRTGVVWHAGEWLWGRGKARQEVPEPVAEVGGSKQAPPPAWAAPAPPVRLTLADSVRRKLEELERRVLDQEQKVETLRRVVEEKRELIERLEQEIAALGPRTSPSAAAAGDFDPRYREALQLYMDHQYEQAIRAFSSLVRDFPNHNYVSNCHYWIGECYFVLGDYQQAIRAFERVLNYSGSPKMDDALLMLGRAHLKLGDTNQAAYYLDRLVREFPDSEYVQKARQYQASVR is encoded by the coding sequence ATGCGGTTACCACGAGGTTCTTGGGTAGGAGCAGTACTGATCGTGTGCGGGCTATCGTCGGACGCTGCGGGTTTCCCAAGGCTTTGGCCGCACATATCCATCGCGCGAGAAAAGTGGAGCGTGGGCGTTCTGGCCGGGGGGCAAAGCATCCACACGGACGATGGAACCTCGTCCTCCATTGGACCTGGTCTGCACTTTTTCCTGATGCAGCGCTTTTCCCCCAAGTTCTCCGCTACACTGGACGCCGGCTACACAGAGCTGGACGGGGAGAACAGGTACCATCTTGAGTTTTTCACCGAGATGCTCAATCTGAACCTCGTGGCACAGGTCCGACCTGTCGAGATCCGGAGACTGCGGCCCCTTGTGAACGTAGGCATCGGCCTATTCAACTTCCAGTACTTGAACGGAGACCGCTATTTCGATGGAGAGGCTCTCCTGGGCGCTGGAATCGAGGTCGCTGTGACCCCCCAGCTGGCGGTTCAGCTGAACGTGAACCGCCATTGGACCACGGGTGATGATCTCGACGGGGTTCGGGGCGGCGGCAAAGACGGTTATCTCGCGGTCCGGACCGGCGTGGTCTGGCATGCCGGAGAATGGCTGTGGGGTCGGGGTAAAGCGCGCCAGGAGGTACCGGAACCGGTGGCGGAAGTAGGTGGCTCCAAGCAGGCGCCTCCGCCGGCCTGGGCCGCACCGGCACCCCCGGTCAGGCTAACCCTTGCCGATTCGGTTCGCCGAAAGCTCGAAGAGCTCGAACGAAGGGTTCTTGACCAGGAGCAGAAGGTCGAGACCTTGCGTCGCGTGGTGGAGGAGAAGAGAGAGCTGATCGAGCGCCTGGAACAGGAGATTGCAGCTCTCGGGCCACGCACCTCTCCGAGTGCGGCTGCAGCGGGCGATTTTGATCCTCGCTACCGCGAAGCTCTCCAGCTGTACATGGATCACCAGTACGAGCAGGCGATCCGCGCTTTCTCGTCCCTGGTGCGGGATTTCCCGAACCACAATTACGTCAGCAACTGCCATTATTGGATCGGCGAGTGCTACTTCGTCCTTGGTGACTACCAGCAAGCGATCCGAGCCTTCGAACGGGTCCTCAACTACAGCGGCAGCCCGAAGATGGACGATGCGCTGCTGATGCTCGGCCGGGCCCATCTGAAACTGGGCGACACGAACCAGGCTGCCTATTATCTGGACCGCCTGGTCCGAGAGTTCCCGGACAGCGAATACGTACAGAAGGCCAGGCAATATCAGGCTTCCGTCCGTTGA
- a CDS encoding class I SAM-dependent methyltransferase, which produces MRGATSLGPAGEESRHTTPRNKGRSAEQAPEKGEKGPVGGGAGDPFARLAPIYDRIFPQVVPKYEEALDLLVALIPYPQDAEIRVAELGCGTGEVLRRLAQAFPRAEIVGVDVSEAMLEVARTKLSPFAPRVRVLRHDLSDGWPQELGPCHAVVCPYVLEYLAPEAQRKLLEAAFSNLQPGGQLLTIEFLAAEEPRINQVFRSLEYRLISDAVAKRRVSEEELAVLTDLAEKGPRRYAVPWNHRLEMMRQVGFRRVSTAWQFLNFVLVVATRSTGAEE; this is translated from the coding sequence ATGCGAGGAGCGACGAGCTTGGGTCCGGCGGGAGAGGAGTCGCGACACACGACTCCAAGGAATAAGGGGCGAAGCGCAGAGCAGGCGCCCGAGAAGGGGGAAAAGGGCCCCGTCGGGGGAGGGGCGGGAGATCCGTTCGCGCGCCTTGCTCCGATTTACGATCGCATCTTCCCGCAGGTGGTCCCGAAATACGAGGAAGCGCTTGACCTTCTGGTAGCGCTGATTCCATACCCTCAGGACGCGGAGATACGGGTTGCCGAATTGGGTTGCGGGACGGGGGAGGTGCTCCGGCGATTGGCTCAGGCCTTTCCGCGAGCCGAGATTGTCGGGGTCGACGTGTCGGAGGCCATGCTGGAGGTGGCGCGCACGAAGCTCTCCCCGTTCGCGCCGAGGGTGCGTGTGCTTCGGCATGACTTATCGGACGGCTGGCCTCAGGAACTTGGCCCCTGCCATGCGGTTGTCTGTCCGTACGTGCTGGAATATCTCGCGCCTGAAGCGCAAAGAAAGCTGCTCGAAGCGGCGTTCTCCAACTTGCAGCCGGGCGGGCAGCTGCTCACGATCGAATTCCTGGCGGCCGAGGAGCCAAGGATCAATCAGGTGTTTCGGAGCCTCGAGTACCGGCTGATTTCCGATGCGGTGGCCAAGCGGAGGGTAAGTGAAGAAGAACTGGCCGTGCTCACGGATCTGGCGGAGAAGGGGCCGCGTCGCTACGCCGTGCCGTGGAACCACCGGCTCGAGATGATGCGACAGGTCGGCTTCCGCCGAGTCTCCACTGCCTGGCAGTTTCTGAACTTCGTCCTGGTCGTCGCCACCCGATCGACCGGAGCCGAGGAATAG
- a CDS encoding response regulator — protein MAGIGILLVGRDPSSLEIVRKMLKFHNPDYEVDFATDAATCLQKAQSQAYDLILLDNDLPGQAGIDLLPELRKLRPEVPVILMVEDGQDDVAIAAMERGALDYIMKVRGYLTALPFTVLKALEGRKRPPSPTTATRSPDKEARGEGVFVLDRRGYFLSANPVVREILGYEEGELLQLCLADVVGRGSEAELQQYLRRPEPEAGSVRIPLVTKSGATKLVELRLSPIQDDSGATAGYRGRMRDVSEEVAPVVLELRIDQQRMLRELMRTAEESVDQPVQVLLQRIAEVAAQQFRFKRVTLALLDQRRRVFVKQALIGFEPQELATKAMEVPKQLVDRIFQERFRIKVIYSDQEFLDHPRLLPGGVPERRTQVRRPANQWDPRDLILVALTDFEGKTFGFLTLEQPVDNLVPTRDAFHNLELFGIVASGLVDSALRTDLLQRRYRRLKQFLAGSNVHYLDQPFAAALNDTAWLLRYISEFDLVMIGVISRQSERLEFKAAACEDRLRASHLRTICWSLSDLRSLLRPQYRLDRSYLITQEERAVRDVKARYYGADWARRTRGQWGPWHVLLVPVRTREGRIVGVLLFDDPASSKLPTRETVHLLQLLAGQIGLAIENRVFLVKTAGVPKPEAPKIERKPHVGEAAGLRKLIDRFLH, from the coding sequence ATGGCCGGAATCGGGATTCTTCTGGTGGGGCGTGATCCCTCCTCGTTAGAGATCGTCCGCAAGATGCTGAAGTTCCACAATCCCGACTACGAAGTGGACTTTGCCACCGACGCGGCTACCTGCCTCCAAAAGGCCCAGTCCCAGGCGTACGACCTCATCCTTTTGGACAACGATCTGCCGGGTCAGGCGGGGATCGACCTTCTGCCGGAGCTCCGCAAGCTCCGGCCCGAAGTGCCGGTCATTCTCATGGTGGAGGATGGTCAGGACGATGTGGCGATCGCCGCCATGGAGCGCGGCGCCCTCGACTACATCATGAAAGTGAGAGGATACCTCACGGCTCTACCGTTCACCGTCCTGAAGGCGCTCGAAGGGAGAAAACGCCCCCCTTCGCCCACTACCGCGACTCGCAGCCCAGATAAGGAAGCCCGGGGGGAGGGGGTGTTCGTGCTCGATCGAAGGGGGTACTTTCTTTCGGCCAACCCCGTGGTCCGCGAGATCCTCGGCTACGAGGAGGGTGAGCTGCTGCAGCTTTGCCTGGCGGACGTCGTCGGGCGAGGCAGTGAGGCAGAGCTGCAGCAATATCTCCGCCGGCCTGAGCCCGAAGCAGGCTCTGTGCGCATTCCCCTCGTCACGAAGTCCGGTGCCACCAAGCTCGTCGAATTGCGCCTCAGCCCGATCCAGGACGATTCCGGCGCGACTGCCGGCTACCGGGGGCGAATGCGCGACGTTTCCGAAGAGGTAGCTCCTGTGGTTCTCGAGCTGCGGATCGACCAGCAGAGGATGCTGCGGGAGCTCATGCGCACCGCCGAGGAGTCCGTCGACCAGCCGGTGCAGGTTCTACTCCAGCGAATTGCCGAAGTGGCGGCCCAGCAGTTTCGCTTCAAGCGTGTGACCCTCGCTCTCCTCGATCAGCGTCGGCGCGTGTTCGTCAAGCAAGCCCTGATCGGCTTCGAGCCGCAGGAGCTGGCCACCAAGGCCATGGAGGTCCCCAAGCAGCTGGTGGACCGCATCTTCCAGGAGCGATTTCGGATCAAAGTGATCTACAGTGATCAGGAGTTTCTCGATCACCCGCGCTTGCTTCCTGGTGGAGTGCCCGAGCGGCGCACGCAAGTGCGGCGGCCGGCCAACCAATGGGATCCGCGGGACCTGATTCTCGTCGCTTTGACCGACTTCGAGGGCAAGACCTTTGGCTTCCTGACGTTGGAGCAGCCGGTCGACAACCTGGTGCCGACACGGGACGCTTTTCACAATCTGGAGCTGTTCGGGATTGTGGCCTCGGGATTGGTGGACTCCGCCCTGCGGACGGACCTGCTGCAGCGACGCTACCGACGGCTGAAGCAGTTCCTGGCCGGCAGCAATGTCCACTACCTGGACCAGCCCTTTGCAGCCGCCCTGAACGACACGGCCTGGTTGCTCCGCTACATCTCCGAGTTTGACCTCGTGATGATCGGTGTGATCAGTCGTCAGAGCGAGCGCCTGGAGTTCAAAGCGGCGGCCTGCGAGGATCGCCTGCGGGCGTCGCACCTGCGGACGATTTGCTGGTCGCTGTCCGACCTGCGCTCCCTGCTCCGGCCCCAGTACCGCCTGGACCGGAGTTACCTGATCACGCAGGAGGAGCGAGCCGTACGCGACGTCAAGGCCCGGTACTACGGTGCGGACTGGGCGCGGCGCACGCGGGGGCAATGGGGACCATGGCACGTGCTTCTGGTCCCTGTGCGCACTCGCGAGGGCCGTATCGTGGGGGTTCTGCTGTTCGATGACCCGGCCTCGTCCAAACTGCCCACACGCGAGACCGTCCATCTCTTGCAACTGCTGGCGGGGCAAATCGGGCTGGCCATCGAGAACCGCGTGTTCCTCGTCAAGACGGCGGGGGTCCCGAAGCCCGAGGCACCCAAGATCGAGAGAAAACCGCACGTCGGCGAGGCGGCGGGGCTGCGGAAACTCATCGACCGTTTCCTGCACTGA